A stretch of Gorilla gorilla gorilla isolate KB3781 chromosome 9, NHGRI_mGorGor1-v2.1_pri, whole genome shotgun sequence DNA encodes these proteins:
- the RPL27A gene encoding large ribosomal subunit protein uL15: MPSRLRKTRKLRGHVSHGHGRIGKHRKHPGGRGNAGGLHHHRINFDKYHPGYFGKVGMKHYHLKRNQSFCPTVNLDKLWTLVSEQTRVNAAKNKTGAAPIIDVVRSGYYKVLGKGKLPKQPVIVKAKFFSRRAEEKIKSVGGACVLVA; the protein is encoded by the exons ATG CCATCCAGACTGAGGAAGACCCGGAAACTTAGGGGCCACGTGAGCCACGGCCACGGCCGCATAG GCAAGCACCGGAAGCACCCCGGCGGCCGCGGTAATGCTGGTGGTCTGCATCACCACCGGATCAACTTCGACAAATA CCACCCAGGCTACTTTGGGAAAGTTGGTATGAAGCATTACCACTTAAAGAGGAACCAGAGCTTCTGCCCAACTGTCAACCTTGACAAATTGTGGACTTTGGTCAGTGAACAGACACGGGTGAATGCTGCTAAAAACAAGACTGGGGCTGCTCCCATCATTGATGTGGTGCGATCG GGCTACTACAAAGTTCTTGGAAAGGGAAAGCTCCCAAAGCAGCCTGTCATCGTGAAGGCCAAATTCTTCAGCAGAAGAGCTGAGGAGAAGATTAAGAGTGTTGGGGGAGCCTGTGTCCTGGTGGCTTGA